A genomic stretch from Clavelina lepadiformis chromosome 5, kaClaLepa1.1, whole genome shotgun sequence includes:
- the LOC143461228 gene encoding uncharacterized protein LOC143461228 isoform X1 has translation MTTSVKGSLDGQLGKKPARKQQEFDKDLTGQYRNNFGTNNGSNQLSSLDYLQSGNYDTLDSAYSTGGSSYNTVDSSYTKLPYKPGYNSVDQKWKESSAHHDCDNGSEDHSAGLEQASLHSYELKPERNEYQEGPGTFEQLKFADDPEDSDTATETETDTELTISGCSVDMSYIPDYVRPVVAPVSVVALTSTTASYTTSRPVVTSTMTSPSMSLTSSTMTSPAGSVKDEIISPRASTYKRAERNKSPYAGYREDYVRKQKEKLCGRKSLDERLKSLESGAAVKLQVCKGSQNRRRRSGERDAAPAMRPWEKQQLNSSSRSNSLSPDKILEQLDNGDAKEIQIEPALTNAPPPDIIEAHKPPNSFPQDKVGDGNDSLTTSFEDIEKTIVEVQEEPTECEKMFHRESVTEDSTSNHENQVPDKKPHHVAIKWRVASPATSRKSSRDLDNCMDAGSLEQCKEVDDQNVSSKDYVVDMVDLPSSPKSHPSSRKLPWKEPSIETLNNSQELSEISFSANTSHEAANLAKLQDDKNTNDVAPNVTKREAPLQRRGAPAPLMLDVTTDNNAVIPVELRSPRGEGGGFGRVNMREKRSARMFILPSSDDSETDNLLARINKPVENRPVHIAPVKFVPSVLRRSRSRACKEDVISQSSSTSSIATESKAALDEGRRPFSNDANTVSTQKPFGTKEVSRRKSSRSPKRSSSKRSTRSKSTHDRPNNDRVAARTRRGSHSPTTTTSNSDINVSKSPAQKSKSSQRSKEKLTKNSSHKTEYNELTNVKRTTPRNHRKIMEGGGLSSPRQQAVAQAVKFGYNGEEGGIPYIDESGSPEEEKKYQMEEMRARASSDGALLRDTADKETCRRALPLSRRGRSSKRKDGPRRTSYMEAMESSDDLTPDPDTDGSIYSMVRTESGREKHVALSKFGRSNSADSILSTSEMPKKVVRRKHTRSSSADRNSSKGVHRRSYQIATSASKAGDALLRTPSHKRQPSIRKLKNFFGEASPQIVEAQADESRRGSRGRPLGPPPTLDLNDYDDTVVREGFLYFKVATIEKGKRTSSQKSWKLIWVVLKEQSIYLCKDWSRNKQDVSVNGGGNLPSSGVGQPPSQLPLEEEEPLNIQGSLVSIAYNYVKRRNVFKVTTCNGSEYLFQAEDRDDMLAWINSIQVSGNHDNKDGQVTINEDLILRKTSQIESGMSIASRSPMLYKKLHISPKPEKRPTRKSRSPKPVRRVTVPVKDIDGSRRFKWRGSVNRIVRKFGQGQTLMQGGTFDVHLEDCPPSLNNEFVPFVVDLCCRVVEERGLTFMGIYRVPGNSGTLSALQEELNFRGLEAVDLENDPRFCELNVVSSLLKSFFRKLPDPLFTNELYEDFISMNRKKDSEERLNGLRRLIHMLPAPHYETLKFLVSHLKKVADNSDVNKMEIRNLAIVFGPTLVRSTISDNMATMVTDMSDQCRIVESVLQHSAWFFSDADMKESGLQLQPPPSEDPHEPVPNIDHLLANVGRTPGDTSDSTSESSKSKASVASEKESFSRDVMEMIFGAGKRWLQNQQGGVKLEEQDSSDDEYGFKEAQRNHVRAAQPKQTPPTPPKSPAHTSAPAKYQVAKPAASGIRAGWPAKGQSHLPHDIPARLYDFYVENLERLAKTDVARPFPNFSSSSTDTSPQVTPRSSQFGPPTPQRSHPMQPRRSSGAGLKNPEPRDVVTRHSTGTQPTVPSLYGESLQNKRYCKNPSDFTAVLATSTPLRPGDRQPQKVTSSAMTQNNTELSSINKDEEQNESDSDTSVYVGDTLEEKLKNLTNLDKKLERRPSRRYANRNYDVAARIPPLPLNYPTSKKLTAPSLKAGEVVTPDNIHMFPPTKKSSREMYQERKAQRQQHRDFVKANRVTRKESMLARCASDENIFNRCDPKRQVIRPNPGDDVTINQSRRRGSRDKVKRRHTLGASDFPGQDFWDKSVYNSLQNIAPESAMARLRPKLGSADPVVPKLPQARTVLAGNNPRFEKSRKTESYL, from the exons ACAACTTCAGTTAAGGGCTCCCTTGACGGCCAACTCGGTAAGAAACCTGCCAGAAAACAACAAGAATTTGATAAGGATTTGACTGGCCAATACAGGAATAATTTTGGAACTAACAACGGCAGTAATCAGCTTTCTTCATTGGACTATTTACAAAGTGGAAATTACGACACTCTCGATTCAGCCTACAGCACCGGTGGATCTTCGTACAACACAGTTGACTCATCTTACACTAAGCTTCCATACAAGCCAGGATATAATTCAGTCGACCAAAAATGGAAAGAGTCATCGGCTCATCATGACTGTGACAACGGATCCGAAGATCACTCGGCTGGCTTAGAACAAGCTTCGCTACATTCGTACGAATTAAAACCAGAAAGGAACGAGTATCAAGAAGGACCGGGAACCTTTGAGCAGTTGAAATTTGCCGATGATCCAGAAGATAGTGACACGGCAACTGAAACAGAAACCGATACAGAACTGACAATTTCAGGCTGCTCGGTCGACATGAGTTACATACCTGATTATGTCCGGCCTGTTGTGGCACCTGTCTCTGTTGTGGCCTTGACTTCGACCACTGCTTCTTATACCACAAGTCGCCCGGTTGTTACATCAACGATGACATCACCATCTATGTCATTGACATCATCAACGATGACCTCACCTGCTGGCTCTGTGAAAG ATGAAATAATATCGCCCAGAGCAAGCACTTATAAACGAGCTGAGAGAAACAAATCGCCTTACGCTGGATACAG GGAAGATTACGtgagaaaacaaaaagaaaagctgTGCGGCCGCAAGTCCTTAGATGAAAGATTAAAAAGCCTGGAAAGTGGAGCAGCAGTTAAATTACAG GTCTGCAAAGGTTCACAAAATCGTCGTAGAAGATCAGGCGAACGTGATGCTGCACCAGCGATGAGACCATGggaaaaacaacaactaaaTTCCAGTTCTAGATCGAACAGTTTAAGCCCGGATAAAATTTTGGAACAACTTGATAATGGAGATGCAAAG GAAATTCAAATAGAGCCAGCTTTAACCAATGCACCCCCTCCTGATATCATAGAAGCACACAAACCACCAAATTCTTTTCCACAG GATAAGGTTGGGGATGGCAATGATTCATTAACAACCAGTTTTGAAGACATAGAAAAGACGATAGTTGAAGTCCAAGAAGAACCAACAGAATGTGAAAAGATGTTTCATCGCGAGTCTGTGACAGAAGACTCGACCAGTAATCATGAAAATCAAGTGCCGGATAAAAAACCCCACCATGTCGCCATCAAGTGGAGAGTTGCTTCTCCTGCAACGAGTCGCAAATCTTCACGTGACTTGGACAACTGTATGGATGCCGGGTCATTGGAACAATGCAAAGAGGTTGATGATCAGAATGTATCTTCGAAAGATTATGTAGTGGACATGGTGGATCTGCCGTCTTCACCAAAATCTCACCCCAGCAGTCGCAAACTTCCCTGGAAGGAACCATCGATTGAGACACTGAATAATTCGCAAGAATTGAGTGAAATCTCATTTTCGGCAAACACCAGTCAT GAAGCTGCAAACTTGGCAAAACTTCAAGATGACAAAAATACAAACGATGTCGCACCAAATGTTACGAAAA GGGAAGCCCCATTGCAGAGAAGAGGAGCCCCCGCGCCCTTGATGCTAGATGTCACCACAGACAATAACGCAGTTATCCCCGTCGAGTTGCGATCACCACGTGGTGAAGGCGGCGGCTTTGGAAGGGTCAACATGCGCGAGAAGCGAAGTGCACGAATGTTCATTCTTCCTTCATCCGATGACAGCGAAACCGACAACCTCCTTGCGAGGATAAACAAGCCAGTTGAAAATAG GCCTGTTCATATTGCCCCGGTCAAATTCGTACCGTCAGTGTTACGCCGAAGTCGATCACGAGCTTGTAAGGAAGATGTCATTTCGCAATCTTCGTCAACTTCGTCCATTGCCACGGAAAGCAAG GCCGCTTTGGATGAAGGCAGAAGACCATTTTCTAATGATGCTAATACTGTTTCCACCCAAAAACCATTCGGAACCAAAGAAGTGTCACG ACGAAAATCAAGTCGCTCGCCTAAAAGGTCCAGCTCGAAGCGTTCCACTCGTTCCAAGTCTACTCACGATCGACCGAATAATGATCGAGTTGCTGCTAGGACCAGAAGAGGGAGCCATTCTCCCACGACAACAACCAGTAACAGCGACATCAACGTGAGCAAGTCCCCAGCACAGAAATCAAA ATCATCACAGAGGTCAAAAGAGAAGTTAACTAAAAATTCATCCCATAAAACGGAATATAACGAACTGACCAATGTTAAAAG AACAACTCCCAGGAATCACCGTAAGATCATGGAAGGGGGCGGCCTCTCATCGCCACGACAACAAGCCGTTGCCCAAGCAGTTAAATTTGGTTATAATGGCGAAGAAGGGGGAATCCCCTACATAGACGAATCTGGCAGCCCCGAAGAGGAGAAG AAGTATCAAATGGAGGAAATGCGAGCTCGTGCATCGTCAGATGGCGCTCTTCTGCGTGACACAGCAGACAAAGAAACGTGTCGTCGAGCCCTTCCTCTGTCTCGTCGAGGAAGATCGAGCAAGAGGAAAGATGGGCCGAGGAGGACGAGTTACATGGAGGCCATGGAATCAAGCGATGACTTAACG CCTGACCCAGACACTGATGGTTCCATCTATAGCATGGTCAGGACTGAGTCAGGTCGAGAAAAACACGTTGCACTGA GTAAATTTGGTCGTAGCAATTCAGCTGACAGCATTTTATCAACAAGCGAAATGCCGAAAAAGGTTGTCCGAAGGAAACACACTCGTTCCAGCAGTGCGG ATCGAAATTCATCGAAAGGTGTTCACCGGCGTTCCTACCAAATTGCAACAAGTGCCTCTAAAGCAGGCGATGCTCTTTTGAG AACGCCCTCCCACAAGCGGCAACCGAGCATTAGAAAACTGAAGAATTTCTTCGGTGAAGCT TCACCTCAGATAGTGGAGGCGCAGGCGGATGAGAGCCGTCGTGGCTCTCGAGGTCGACCACTTGGCCCACCTCCCACACTGGACTTGAACGACTATGATGACACCGTTGTACGCGAAggatttttgtatttcaag GTTGCAACGATTGAAAAAGGCAAACGAACTAGCTCGCAGAAATCCTGGAAATTGATCTGGGTTGTATTGAAAGAACAATCAATCTATCTGTGCAAGGACTGGAGTAGAAACAAACAG GATGTTTCTGTCAACGGTGGTGGAAATCTTCCATCTTCGGGAGTTGGCCAACCTCCTTCACAACTTCCTCTTGAAGAAGAGGAACCACTCAACATCCAGGGCTCACTCGTGTCCATTGCATACAATTATGTTAAAAGGAGAAACGTCTTCAAAGTAACAACCTGTAACGGGTCGGAGTATTTGTTTCAG GCTGAGGACAGAGATGACATGCTCGCTTGGATCAACTCCATCCAGGTCAGTGGTAACCATGACAACAAGGATGGTCAAGTCACGATAAACGAGGACTTGATTTTAAGGAAAACTAGTCAGATCGAGTCAGG GATGTCAATAGCGTCACGTTCACCGATGCTTTATAAGAAGTTGCACATCAG TCCAAAACCAGAGAAGCGTCCAACAAGGAAGAGCAGATCACCGAAGCCAGTTCGAAGAGTGACTGTTCCTGTGAAGGACA ttgATGGTTCTCGTCGATTCAAATGGAGGGGCAGCGTAAATCGAATTGTTCGGAAGTTTGGGCAAGGACAGACCTTGATGCAGGGTGGGACATTTGATGTTCATTTAGAAGATTGCCCACCAAGCTTAAACAATGAG TTTGTTCCTTTTGTTGTGGATCTCTGTTGTCGAGTCGTGGAGGAAAGGGGCTTGACTTTTATGGGGATCTATCGAGTCCCAGGAAACAGTGGGACTCTTTCCGCTCTGCAAGAGGAGCTAAATTTTAGAGGACTCGAAGCGGTTGATCTAGAAAATGATCCGAGATTTTGCGAGCTTAATGTTGTATCTTCACTGCTGAAGTCATTCTTCAGGAAACTGCCAGACCCTCTTTTCACAAATG AACTTTACGAAGATTTTATCTCCATGAATCGCAAGAAAGATTCAGAGGAGAGACTAAACGGACTTCGTCGTCTCATCCACATGCTTCCCGCTCCTCATTATGAAACTCTTAAGTTCTTGGTTTCTCATCTGAAGAAGGTCGCCGACAACTCTGACGTTAATAAG ATGGAAATTCGAAACCTGGCCATAGTGTTTGGTCCGACCCTGGTGAGAAGCACGATCTCTGATAACATGGCTACCATGGTAACCGATATGTCTGATCAATGTCGGATCGTTGAAAGCGTTCTACAACAC TCTGCATGGTTTTTCTCCGATGCTGATATGAAAGAATCTGGCCTTCAACTCCAGCCGCCACCATCCGAAGATCCCCACGAACCAGTCCCAAACATCGATCACCTCCTCGCCAATGTGGGAAGGACGCCCGGCGACACATCAG atAGCACAAGTGAATCTTCCAAGTCCAAG GCGTCCGTTGCATCAGAGAAAGAATCTTTTTCTCGTGACGTCATGGAGATGATTTTTGGTGCCGGCAAACGATGGTTGCAGAATCAGCAAGGTGGCGTTAAACTAGAGGAGCAAGATAGTAGTGATGACGAGTACGGGTTCAAGGAAGCGCAGAGGAATCACGTTCGTGCGGCGCAACCGAAGCAGACCCCGCCAACCCCACCCAAATCTCCTGCGCATACAAGCGCCCCCGCAAAATACCAAGTCGCCAAACCTGCCGCGTCTGGGATACGAGCCGGGTGGCCCGCCAAAGGTCAGTCCCATCTCCCGCACGACATACCCGCCCGgttatatgatttctatgtggaAAATTTGGAGCGACTCGCAAAGACGGATGTTGCGCGCCCCTTCCCCAACTTTTCGTCATCTTCCACCGATACATCACCTCAGGTGACCCCACGGAGCAGTCAGTTTGGACCCCCTACACCTCAGCGCTCTCACCCTATGCAGCCACGTCGATCTTCCGGGGCCGGTTTAAAGAATCCCGAACCCCGTGACGTCGTAACACGTCACTCGACCGGCACCCAACCGACCGTACCCAGTTTGTATGGGGAATCCCTGCAGAATAAAAGATACTGCAAGAACCCGAGTGATTTCACGGCCGTACTCGCAACCAGTACCCCGCTTCGGCCCGGAGATCGCCAGCCACAGAAGGTGACGTCATCGGCAATGACGCAGAACAACACCGAGCTGAGCTCCATCAACAAAGACGAAGAACAAAACGAATCGGATTCTGACACGTCAGTCTACGTCGGCGACACGTTAgaggaaaaattaaaaaatctcaCCAACCTCGACAAGAAACTGGAGCGTCGACCGTCGCGTCGATACGCGAATCGTAACTACGACGTCGCCGCCAGGATCCCCCCCCTTCCATTAAACTATCCTACCTCAAAGAAATTAACTGCTCCATCGTTGAAGGCGGGCGAGGTGGTCACCCCGGATAACATCCACATGTTCCCCCCCACAAAGAAGTCGTCGCGCGAAATGTACCAGGAGCGGAAAGCTCAACGACAACAGCATCGAGATTTCGTCAAGGCGAATCGCGTCACTCGTAAAGAGAGCATGCTCGCGCGCTGTGCCTCAGACGAGAATATCTTCAATCGTTGTGATCCCAAACGACAAGTGATCCGACCTAATCCCggcgatgacgtcacaatcaaccAATCGCGTCGTCGCGGCTCAAGGGACAAAGTCAAACGACGTCACACTTTGGGGGCCAGTGATTTCCCCGGACAAGATTTTTGGGACAAATCGGTCTACAATTCGCTGCAAAATATAGCCCCGGAGTCGGCCATGGCCCGCTTGCGCCCCAAATTGGGTTCCGCGGACCCAGTCGTTCCGAAACTGCCACAAGCCCGCACCGTACTAGCCGGCAACAATCCTCGGTttgagaaaagcagaaaaaccGAATCTTATCTCTGA